A single genomic interval of Streptomyces showdoensis harbors:
- a CDS encoding 5-(carboxyamino)imidazole ribonucleotide synthase, producing MTFPVVGMVGGGQLARMTHEAGIPLGIKFKLLSDTPQDSAAQVVSEVVIGDYRDLDTLRDFARGCDVITFDHEHVPAEHLAALEADGIVVRPGRAALAHAQDKGVMRARLDEIGAPSPRHRLVADPADAAAFAAEGDGFPIILKTVRGGYDGKGVWFVRSEADAHDAFRAGVAVLAEEKVDFARELAANIVRSPHGQAVAYPVVESRQVDGVCDTVIAPAPGLSDELAGQAQELALRIAKELDVVGHLAVELFETVDAEGTHRILVNELAMRPHNSGHWTQDGAVTSQFANHVRAVLDLPLGDPRPRAKWTVMCNVLGGDFPDMYSAYLHCMARDPQLKIHMYGKDVKPGRKVGHVNTYGDDLDEVLERARHAADYLRGTIVE from the coding sequence CCGCAGGACTCGGCGGCCCAGGTGGTGAGCGAGGTCGTCATCGGCGACTATCGCGACCTGGACACGCTGCGTGACTTCGCGCGCGGCTGCGACGTGATCACCTTCGATCACGAGCACGTGCCCGCGGAGCACCTGGCGGCCCTGGAGGCGGACGGCATCGTCGTCCGCCCAGGCCGTGCGGCCCTCGCGCACGCCCAGGACAAGGGGGTGATGCGGGCGAGGCTCGACGAGATCGGCGCGCCCAGTCCGCGGCACCGCCTGGTCGCGGACCCGGCCGACGCGGCGGCCTTCGCCGCCGAGGGCGACGGCTTCCCGATCATCCTGAAGACCGTGCGCGGCGGCTACGACGGCAAGGGCGTCTGGTTCGTGCGCTCCGAGGCGGACGCCCACGACGCGTTCCGCGCGGGCGTGGCCGTGCTCGCGGAGGAGAAGGTCGACTTCGCGCGCGAGCTCGCCGCGAACATCGTCCGCTCCCCGCACGGGCAGGCCGTCGCCTACCCGGTCGTGGAGTCCCGTCAGGTCGACGGGGTCTGCGACACGGTGATCGCGCCCGCCCCCGGCCTCTCCGACGAGCTGGCGGGCCAGGCGCAGGAGCTGGCCCTCCGCATCGCCAAGGAGCTGGACGTCGTCGGACACCTGGCCGTCGAGCTCTTCGAGACGGTCGACGCCGAGGGCACGCACCGCATCCTCGTCAACGAGCTCGCCATGCGCCCGCACAACTCCGGCCACTGGACCCAGGACGGCGCGGTCACCTCGCAGTTCGCCAACCACGTCCGGGCCGTGCTGGACCTTCCGCTGGGCGACCCGCGCCCCCGCGCGAAGTGGACCGTGATGTGCAATGTTCTCGGTGGCGACTTCCCGGACATGTACTCCGCGTACCTGCACTGCATGGCCAGGGACCCGCAGCTGAAGATCCACATGTACGGCAAGGACGTGAAGCCCGGTCGCAAGGTGGGCCACGTCAACACCTACGGCGACGACCTGGACGAGGTGCTGGAGCGCGCCCGTCACGCCGCCGACTACCTGCGAGGAACGATCGTTGAGTAA
- the purE gene encoding 5-(carboxyamino)imidazole ribonucleotide mutase has translation MGSDSDWPVMEAAAQALDEFEIAYEVDVVSAHRMPREMIAYGEQAAERGLKAVIAGAGGAAHLPGMLASVTPLPVIGVPVPLKYLDGMDSLLSIVQMPAGVPVATVSVGGARNAGLLAARILATHDPELLARMRDFQQELNDQATEKGKRLRAKVEGAESFGFAR, from the coding sequence ATGGGGTCCGACTCGGACTGGCCCGTCATGGAGGCCGCCGCGCAGGCCCTGGACGAGTTCGAGATCGCGTACGAGGTCGACGTCGTCTCCGCGCACCGCATGCCGCGCGAGATGATCGCGTACGGCGAGCAGGCGGCCGAGCGCGGCCTGAAGGCGGTCATCGCGGGCGCGGGCGGCGCGGCGCACCTGCCGGGCATGCTCGCCTCGGTGACCCCGCTCCCGGTGATCGGCGTCCCCGTCCCGCTGAAGTACCTCGACGGCATGGACTCGCTGCTCTCCATCGTGCAGATGCCGGCCGGCGTCCCGGTCGCCACCGTCTCGGTCGGCGGCGCCCGCAACGCGGGTCTCCTCGCGGCCCGCATCCTCGCCACGCACGACCCCGAGCTGCTCGCCCGCATGCGGGACTTCCAGCAGGAGCTGAACGACCAGGCGACCGAGAAGGGCAAGCGGCTGCGGGCCAAGGTCGAGGGCGCGGAGTCCTTCGGGTTCGCCCGATGA
- a CDS encoding dipeptidase: MSAADRLAEARELLASAPVVDGHNDLPWALREQCGYDLDRLDIAGDQSGSLHTDLARMRAGGVGAQFWSVYVPGRMTGDAAVSATLEQIDVVDQLLARYPADLAPALVADDIETARKEGRIASLKGAEGGHSINNSLATLRALHTLGVRYMTLTHNENNDWADSATDEPRHGGLTAFGREVVREMNRSGMLVDLSHVAATTMRDALDTTAAPVIFSHSSSRAVCDHPRNVPDDVLERLPANGGVAMATFVPKFILPAAVEWTALADDNLRAHGFDHLDTTPEAMEIHRAFEAGTPRPIATAATVADHLDHMREVAGIDHIGIGGDYDGTAFTPAGLDDVAGYPNLVAELLTRGWSHQDLAKLTWSNAVRVLRDAEAVAREQRALRGPSVATIESLDA; this comes from the coding sequence ATGAGCGCGGCCGACCGCCTCGCGGAGGCGCGGGAACTCCTCGCCTCCGCACCCGTCGTCGACGGCCACAACGACCTGCCCTGGGCGCTGCGCGAGCAGTGCGGCTACGACCTCGACCGGCTGGACATCGCCGGCGACCAGAGCGGTTCGCTCCACACCGACCTGGCCCGGATGCGGGCCGGCGGCGTCGGCGCCCAGTTCTGGTCGGTGTACGTGCCCGGCCGGATGACCGGCGACGCCGCGGTGAGCGCGACCCTGGAGCAGATCGACGTCGTCGACCAGCTCCTCGCCCGCTACCCGGCGGACCTCGCGCCGGCGCTCGTCGCCGACGACATCGAGACGGCCCGCAAGGAGGGCCGGATCGCCTCCCTCAAGGGCGCCGAGGGCGGCCACTCGATCAACAACTCCCTCGCCACCCTGCGCGCCCTGCACACCCTGGGCGTGCGGTACATGACGCTCACCCACAACGAGAACAACGACTGGGCGGACTCGGCCACCGACGAGCCCCGGCACGGCGGCCTGACCGCCTTCGGCCGCGAGGTCGTCCGCGAGATGAACCGCAGCGGCATGCTGGTCGACCTCTCGCACGTCGCCGCCACCACCATGCGCGACGCGCTGGACACCACCGCGGCGCCGGTGATCTTCTCGCACTCCTCCTCCCGCGCGGTCTGCGACCACCCGCGGAACGTCCCGGACGACGTCCTGGAGCGGCTGCCCGCCAACGGGGGCGTGGCGATGGCCACCTTCGTGCCGAAGTTCATCCTCCCCGCCGCCGTCGAGTGGACCGCCCTGGCCGACGACAACCTGCGCGCCCACGGCTTCGACCACCTCGACACCACCCCGGAGGCGATGGAGATCCACCGTGCCTTCGAGGCGGGCACCCCGCGGCCGATCGCGACGGCCGCCACGGTCGCCGACCACCTCGACCACATGCGCGAGGTCGCGGGCATCGACCACATCGGGATCGGCGGCGACTACGACGGCACCGCCTTCACCCCGGCCGGCCTCGACGACGTCGCCGGCTACCCCAACCTGGTCGCGGAGCTCCTCACCCGCGGCTGGTCGCACCAGGACCTGGCCAAGCTGACCTGGTCCAACGCGGTACGGGTGCTGCGCGACGCGGAAGCGGTCGCGCGCGAGCAGCGGGCGCTGCGGGGCCCGTCCGTGGCGACGATCGAGTCCCTGGACGCGTAA
- a CDS encoding membrane dipeptidase: protein MADLLDEPTTLTFTVAHAASAGDQDPPEHPRPLDESTRARALLAAQPVVEGHAEPPRALDPDDLPPVRAPEAGAQLWSLRVGADEGVPGTLRRIDAIRALVAAFPEELRLTHTTSEMAHARNCGRVAALLGTVSWEAVGGSVAVLRAYHALGARAVGLTRFDRFAREAVREMNRLGLTVDLTGADPDTIRQTLAVGRAPVVLTRAEPDAMPDDVLRLLGENGGVCMVPVTPDAAATADALDRLRGLAGPGATGLSHATDPATGYVPLFAELLRRAWPAQELVALSHGNATRVLRETEFHARTTRLKAA from the coding sequence ATGGCAGATCTGCTCGACGAGCCCACCACCCTGACGTTCACCGTCGCCCACGCCGCGTCCGCGGGCGACCAGGATCCCCCCGAACATCCCCGGCCCCTCGACGAGTCGACCCGTGCGCGCGCCCTGCTCGCGGCGCAGCCGGTCGTCGAGGGGCACGCGGAACCGCCCCGCGCGCTCGACCCGGACGACCTCCCGCCGGTCCGGGCGCCCGAGGCGGGAGCCCAACTCTGGTCGCTGCGCGTGGGCGCGGACGAGGGCGTGCCCGGCACCCTGCGCCGGATCGACGCGATCCGCGCGCTGGTGGCCGCCTTCCCCGAGGAGCTGCGCCTGACGCACACCACGTCGGAGATGGCCCACGCCCGCAACTGCGGCCGGGTCGCCGCCCTCCTGGGGACGGTGAGCTGGGAGGCGGTCGGCGGTTCGGTCGCCGTCCTCCGGGCGTACCACGCGCTCGGCGCACGGGCCGTCGGCCTCACCCGCTTCGACCGCTTCGCCCGCGAGGCGGTGCGCGAGATGAACCGCCTCGGCCTCACCGTGGACCTCACGGGGGCCGACCCCGACACCATCCGGCAGACCCTCGCGGTGGGACGGGCCCCGGTCGTGCTCACCCGCGCGGAGCCCGACGCCATGCCGGACGACGTGCTGCGCCTCCTCGGCGAGAACGGCGGCGTCTGCATGGTCCCGGTCACGCCGGACGCGGCGGCCACGGCCGACGCCCTGGACCGCCTGCGCGGCCTCGCGGGCCCCGGGGCGACCGGCCTCTCCCACGCGACCGACCCGGCCACGGGCTACGTCCCGCTCTTCGCGGAGCTGCTCCGCCGGGCGTGGCCGGCCCAGGAGCTGGTGGCCCTGTCCCACGGCAACGCGACCCGCGTCCTGCGCGAAACGGAGTTCCACGCGAGAACGACCCGGCTGAAGGCCGCCTGA
- a CDS encoding UDP-glucose dehydrogenase family protein, with protein sequence MALKITVIGTGYLGATHAAAMAELGFEVLGLDVVPEKIELLASGRVPMYEPGLEELLARHVEGIEGSSGRLRFTTSWEEVGAFGDVHFVCVNTPQKHGEYACDMSYVDAAFSSLSGVVREGALVVGKSTVPVGSAQRLAGLLPEGVELAWNPEFLREGFAVQDTLHPDRIVVGVTEGAGGERAEKLLRTVYAVPVAEGSPFVVTDYPTAELVKTSANSFLATKISFINAMAEVCEAAGGDVAKLAEAIGHDERIGNKFLRAGIGFGGGCLPKDIRAFMARAGELGADQALTFLREIDSINMRRRASMVEMAREALGGGFLGKRVAVLGATFKPDSDDVRDSPALNVAGQIHLQGGQVTVYDPKGMANARRLFPTLGYADSVAEAVRGADVVLHLTEWREFRDAVDPAELAELVSSPVILDGRNALDPQRWREAGWSYRAMGRPRA encoded by the coding sequence ATGGCCCTCAAGATCACCGTGATCGGCACCGGATACCTCGGCGCCACCCACGCCGCGGCCATGGCTGAGCTCGGCTTCGAGGTGCTCGGGCTCGACGTCGTGCCCGAGAAGATCGAACTGCTCGCCTCCGGCCGGGTGCCGATGTACGAGCCGGGCCTGGAGGAACTGCTCGCCCGTCACGTCGAGGGCATCGAGGGCTCCAGCGGGCGGCTGCGGTTCACCACCTCCTGGGAGGAGGTCGGCGCGTTCGGCGACGTCCACTTCGTCTGCGTGAACACCCCGCAGAAGCACGGCGAGTACGCCTGCGACATGTCGTACGTCGACGCCGCCTTCTCCTCGCTGTCCGGCGTGGTGCGCGAGGGCGCGCTCGTCGTCGGCAAGTCGACCGTGCCCGTCGGCTCGGCCCAGCGGCTCGCCGGGCTGCTGCCCGAGGGCGTCGAGCTGGCCTGGAACCCCGAGTTCCTGCGCGAGGGCTTCGCCGTGCAGGACACCCTGCACCCGGACCGGATCGTGGTCGGCGTCACCGAGGGCGCGGGCGGCGAGCGGGCCGAGAAGCTGCTCCGCACGGTGTACGCGGTGCCGGTCGCGGAGGGCTCGCCCTTCGTGGTGACCGACTACCCCACCGCCGAGCTGGTGAAGACCTCCGCGAACTCCTTCCTCGCCACGAAGATCTCCTTCATCAACGCGATGGCCGAGGTCTGCGAGGCGGCCGGCGGCGACGTCGCCAAGCTGGCCGAGGCGATCGGGCACGACGAGCGGATCGGCAACAAGTTCCTGCGGGCCGGCATCGGCTTCGGCGGCGGCTGCCTGCCCAAGGACATCCGGGCCTTCATGGCGCGCGCCGGCGAGCTGGGCGCGGACCAGGCGCTGACCTTCCTGCGCGAGATCGACTCGATCAACATGCGGCGCCGCGCCTCCATGGTGGAGATGGCGCGCGAGGCGCTGGGCGGGGGCTTCCTGGGCAAGCGGGTGGCGGTGCTGGGCGCGACCTTCAAGCCGGACTCGGACGACGTGCGCGACTCGCCCGCGCTGAACGTGGCGGGCCAGATCCACCTCCAGGGCGGCCAGGTCACCGTCTACGACCCCAAGGGCATGGCCAATGCCCGCCGCCTCTTCCCCACGCTGGGGTACGCGGACTCGGTCGCCGAGGCGGTCCGGGGGGCGGACGTGGTGCTGCACCTGACCGAGTGGCGGGAGTTCCGGGACGCGGTGGACCCGGCGGAGCTGGCGGAGCTCGTGTCGTCGCCGGTGATCCTGGACGGGCGCAACGCGCTGGACCCGCAGCGGTGGCGCGAGGCCGGCTGGTCGTACCGCGCGATGGGACGCCCGCGCGCCTGA
- a CDS encoding acyl-CoA dehydrogenase family protein — translation MASGKNNTPDFDLYRPSEEHDMLRETVRALAEAKIAPFAAAVDEEGRFPQEALDALVAADLHAVHVPESYGGAGADALATVIVIEEVARACGSSSLIPAVNKLGSLPVMLSGSEELKARYLGPLAKGDAMFSYALSEPDAGSDAAGMKTRAVRDGDFWVLNGVKRWITNAGVSEYYTVMAVTDPDKRSKGISAFVVEKSDEGVSFGAPEKKLGIKGSPTREVYLDNVRIPADRMIGDEGTGFATAMKTLDHTRITIAAQAIGIAQGALDYAKGYVKERKQFGKPIADFQGIQFMLADMAMKLEAARQLTYAAAAKSERLDGDLTFFGAAAKCFASDVAMEVTTDAVQLLGGYGYTRDYPVERMMRDAKITQIYEGTNQVQRIVMARNLP, via the coding sequence ATGGCGTCCGGGAAGAACAACACCCCCGATTTCGACCTGTATCGCCCGTCGGAGGAGCACGACATGCTCCGTGAGACGGTCCGTGCGCTGGCGGAGGCGAAGATCGCGCCGTTCGCCGCGGCGGTGGACGAGGAGGGCCGGTTCCCCCAGGAGGCCCTGGACGCGCTGGTCGCGGCCGACCTGCACGCCGTCCACGTCCCCGAGAGCTACGGCGGCGCCGGCGCCGACGCGCTGGCCACCGTGATCGTGATCGAGGAGGTCGCCCGCGCCTGCGGCTCCTCCTCCCTGATCCCCGCGGTCAACAAGCTGGGCTCGCTCCCGGTCATGCTCTCCGGCTCCGAGGAGCTCAAGGCCAGGTACCTCGGCCCGCTCGCCAAGGGCGACGCGATGTTCTCCTACGCCCTGTCCGAGCCCGACGCCGGCTCCGACGCCGCCGGCATGAAGACCCGCGCCGTCCGCGACGGCGACTTCTGGGTCCTCAACGGCGTCAAGCGCTGGATCACCAACGCCGGCGTCTCCGAGTACTACACCGTCATGGCCGTCACCGACCCCGACAAGCGCTCCAAGGGCATCAGCGCCTTCGTCGTCGAGAAGTCCGACGAAGGCGTCTCCTTCGGCGCCCCCGAGAAGAAGCTCGGCATCAAGGGCTCCCCCACCCGCGAGGTCTACCTCGACAACGTCCGCATCCCCGCCGACCGCATGATCGGCGACGAGGGCACCGGCTTCGCCACCGCCATGAAGACCCTCGACCACACCCGCATCACCATCGCCGCCCAGGCCATCGGCATCGCCCAGGGCGCCCTCGACTACGCCAAGGGCTACGTCAAGGAACGCAAGCAGTTCGGCAAGCCCATCGCCGACTTCCAGGGCATCCAGTTCATGCTCGCCGACATGGCCATGAAGCTCGAAGCCGCCCGCCAGCTCACCTACGCCGCCGCCGCCAAGTCCGAACGGCTCGACGGCGACCTCACCTTCTTCGGCGCCGCCGCCAAGTGCTTCGCCTCCGACGTCGCCATGGAGGTCACCACCGACGCCGTCCAGCTCCTCGGCGGCTACGGCTACACCCGCGACTACCCCGTCGAACGCATGATGCGCGACGCCAAGATCACCCAGATCTACGAAGGCACCAACCAGGTCCAGCGCATCGTCATGGCCCGCAACCTCCCGTAG
- a CDS encoding LCP family protein produces the protein MNDWPDAQPEGPRRMRHVQRPQVPPQQPQQPYQQRQRQPQYGQGQGQGYDQGYDQGYNPSFTQAQGQGYDSGYGDAQVYGAPQGGGRGGGGQGTVPPQYAPRPGGPAARPDWRRRIKIGSIVLAVAVVGWSVGTYAWASSRMRNEVDLAKVIERPSEGDCTTYLIVGSDSREGMSAEEKKKLHTGSAEGKRTDSMMILAACSSGNTMVSLPRDSWVTIPSFVGSESGKKYGERGGSKLNAAYAMDGPELLVRTVEFNTGLRIDHYAEIGFAGFANIVDALGGVELNIEKGFKDKKSGANFQAGTQTLDGEQALAFVRTRYAFAESDLARTKNQQKFLSALANQAATPGTILNPFALYPTLGAGLDTLIVDKDMSLYDLGKMFFAMKGISGGDGKSMNMPISGSAPQNSLRWDMPKVKQLVEQIRNDEPVTVTSDR, from the coding sequence ATGAATGACTGGCCCGACGCCCAGCCCGAGGGACCCCGCCGGATGCGCCACGTGCAGCGCCCGCAGGTCCCCCCGCAGCAGCCGCAGCAGCCGTACCAGCAGCGGCAGCGGCAGCCGCAGTACGGCCAGGGCCAGGGCCAGGGGTACGACCAGGGCTACGACCAGGGTTACAACCCGAGCTTCACTCAGGCGCAGGGCCAGGGCTACGACTCGGGCTACGGCGACGCCCAGGTGTACGGCGCCCCGCAGGGCGGCGGCCGGGGCGGTGGCGGCCAGGGCACCGTACCGCCGCAGTACGCCCCCCGTCCGGGCGGTCCCGCGGCCCGGCCCGACTGGCGCCGCCGGATCAAGATCGGTTCGATCGTGCTGGCCGTCGCCGTGGTCGGCTGGAGCGTCGGCACCTACGCGTGGGCCAGCTCGCGGATGCGCAACGAGGTCGACCTGGCCAAGGTCATCGAGCGCCCGTCCGAGGGCGACTGCACCACGTACCTGATCGTCGGCTCCGACAGCCGTGAGGGCATGTCGGCCGAGGAGAAGAAGAAGCTCCACACCGGCTCCGCCGAGGGCAAGCGGACCGACTCGATGATGATCCTCGCGGCCTGCTCCAGCGGGAACACGATGGTCTCGCTGCCCCGTGACTCCTGGGTGACCATCCCGTCCTTCGTGGGCTCGGAGTCCGGCAAGAAGTACGGCGAGCGCGGCGGCTCCAAGCTGAACGCGGCGTACGCCATGGACGGCCCCGAACTGCTGGTCCGCACGGTGGAGTTCAACACCGGCCTGCGCATCGACCACTACGCGGAGATCGGCTTCGCCGGCTTCGCGAACATCGTGGACGCGCTCGGCGGGGTCGAGCTGAACATCGAGAAGGGCTTCAAGGACAAGAAGTCCGGCGCGAACTTCCAGGCCGGCACGCAGACCCTCGACGGCGAGCAGGCGCTGGCCTTCGTCCGGACCCGCTACGCCTTCGCCGAGTCGGACCTGGCGCGCACGAAGAACCAGCAGAAGTTCCTGTCGGCGCTCGCCAACCAGGCGGCCACGCCGGGCACGATCCTCAACCCGTTCGCGCTGTACCCGACGCTGGGCGCGGGGCTGGACACCCTGATCGTCGACAAGGACATGTCGCTGTACGACCTGGGGAAGATGTTCTTCGCCATGAAGGGCATCAGCGGCGGCGACGGCAAGTCCATGAACATGCCGATCAGCGGCAGCGCCCCGCAGAACTCCCTGCGCTGGGACATGCCGAAGGTGAAGCAGCTGGTCGAGCAGATCCGCAACGACGAGCCGGTCACGGTCACCTCGGACCGGTGA
- a CDS encoding acyl-CoA thioesterase, whose protein sequence is MTDQGDIPGKPTSASRTTLSHIMTSHDTNLLGTVHGGVIMKLVDDAAGAVAGRHSGGPAVTASMDEMAFLEPVRVGDLLHVKAQVNWTGRSSMEVGVRVMAERWNESTPATQVGSAYLVFAAVDGDGKPRAVPPVIPETERDNRRYQEAQIRRTHRLARRRAIKELRERRAAEGYEE, encoded by the coding sequence ATGACAGATCAGGGCGACATCCCGGGCAAGCCCACCTCGGCGTCCCGCACCACGCTGAGCCACATCATGACCAGCCACGACACCAACCTCCTGGGCACGGTGCACGGCGGCGTGATCATGAAGCTGGTGGACGACGCCGCGGGCGCCGTCGCCGGCCGCCACTCGGGCGGGCCCGCCGTCACCGCCTCCATGGACGAGATGGCCTTCCTGGAACCGGTCCGGGTCGGCGACCTCCTCCACGTGAAGGCCCAGGTCAACTGGACCGGCCGGTCCTCCATGGAGGTCGGCGTCCGGGTCATGGCCGAGCGCTGGAACGAGTCCACGCCCGCCACCCAGGTCGGCTCCGCCTACCTCGTCTTCGCGGCCGTGGACGGCGACGGCAAGCCCCGCGCGGTCCCGCCGGTCATCCCCGAGACCGAGCGCGACAACCGCCGCTACCAGGAAGCCCAGATCCGTCGCACCCACCGACTGGCCCGCCGCCGCGCGATCAAGGAGCTGCGGGAGCGCCGCGCGGCGGAGGGCTACGAGGAGTAG